The following coding sequences are from one Bradyrhizobium sp. 200 window:
- a CDS encoding thiamine pyrophosphate-binding protein, translating to MATDIATALKDAAVENFFLLTGGDQPLWIALRDAGIRMVVARSEASAVYMADGYARASGRVAPAYGQAGPGAANIAAALADSVWAQSPVFALTGATATQAVHMNEYQDLNQPVIFGPLTKWNGAVATPETAGSLVSQALQIAATPTCGPTHLDVPKNFFAMPGAAQTSNASGRRTPTAVSKATPLETDLASALELLSNAERPVLFVGEGVRLAGAWTELALLSDLAGIPIVATAGGKPAILASHPNFSGIVGRYSSVTANGLVAEADCVLALGTRLGGLATNGYTLPNRRATVIQVDHDPLALINTYAPSLGICADVKVFLTDLVALAKQKNVKAAPDWLQRCRTNAGEWTARHREQLAAVSGNAALSPLSVLDELSRYSKEITLVADTGYMAAWTGVLYPITRYDSFFRAVGSLGWALPASLGVQMARKEKVICITGDGGAGYHLSDIETAVRYKLPVVIIVMNNSALAFEYHEQKYRWNGNVVAEANDFGRVDFAAAGVALGARGARVSNREEFATALAMAMKASDPFIIDVVIDKEAFPPVTNFDAVMERNL from the coding sequence GTGGCTACCGACATAGCAACCGCATTGAAGGATGCGGCGGTCGAAAATTTCTTTCTCCTGACCGGCGGCGACCAGCCCTTGTGGATCGCTCTTCGCGACGCAGGGATACGAATGGTCGTCGCGCGCAGCGAAGCCAGCGCGGTCTACATGGCCGACGGCTATGCCCGTGCGAGCGGCCGCGTTGCCCCCGCCTATGGGCAAGCGGGGCCGGGTGCAGCCAACATCGCTGCTGCGCTGGCGGACTCGGTCTGGGCGCAGTCGCCGGTCTTCGCCTTGACTGGCGCGACCGCGACCCAAGCCGTGCATATGAACGAGTACCAGGATCTCAATCAGCCCGTCATCTTTGGACCATTGACGAAATGGAACGGTGCAGTTGCTACCCCCGAAACGGCCGGTAGCCTTGTATCCCAGGCGCTCCAGATTGCTGCCACGCCGACGTGCGGGCCGACCCACCTCGACGTTCCCAAGAACTTCTTCGCAATGCCTGGCGCCGCGCAAACGTCGAACGCGTCCGGACGACGTACTCCGACTGCCGTCAGCAAGGCTACCCCACTGGAGACCGATCTTGCTTCTGCGCTGGAGCTCCTCAGCAATGCCGAGCGTCCTGTCCTGTTCGTGGGAGAAGGCGTAAGGCTTGCGGGCGCGTGGACCGAACTCGCGCTACTGTCCGATCTCGCGGGCATCCCAATCGTGGCGACCGCGGGCGGCAAACCCGCCATTCTTGCTTCACATCCGAATTTCAGCGGCATCGTCGGCCGCTACTCGTCTGTGACAGCCAATGGCCTTGTGGCGGAAGCCGACTGCGTCCTGGCGCTCGGTACGCGATTAGGTGGCCTCGCAACCAACGGATACACGCTGCCCAATCGTCGCGCGACCGTGATCCAAGTCGATCACGACCCGTTAGCGCTCATCAATACCTACGCACCCAGCCTCGGCATTTGCGCCGACGTCAAGGTTTTCCTCACCGATCTCGTCGCCCTCGCGAAGCAGAAGAACGTGAAGGCCGCGCCCGACTGGCTTCAGCGCTGTCGCACGAATGCCGGCGAATGGACTGCACGTCACCGCGAACAACTCGCCGCCGTTTCAGGCAACGCCGCCCTGTCGCCGCTTTCGGTCCTCGATGAGCTCTCCCGCTACTCCAAGGAAATCACGCTCGTTGCAGACACCGGGTACATGGCCGCCTGGACCGGGGTGCTGTATCCGATCACCCGCTATGACTCATTTTTCCGCGCGGTCGGATCGCTGGGCTGGGCCCTGCCCGCCTCGCTCGGCGTTCAGATGGCACGGAAGGAAAAGGTAATCTGCATCACCGGCGACGGCGGAGCCGGCTATCATTTGTCCGACATCGAGACTGCAGTCCGATACAAGCTTCCGGTCGTTATCATCGTCATGAACAACAGCGCACTGGCGTTCGAGTACCATGAGCAGAAGTATCGCTGGAACGGAAATGTGGTCGCGGAAGCGAACGATTTCGGACGGGTCGATTTTGCCGCGGCAGGTGTCGCGCTGGGCGCACGGGGTGCGCGCGTAAGCAATCGCGAAGAGTTCGCGACGGCTCTGGCCATGGCTATGAAAGCTTCCGATCCTTTCATCATCGACGTCGTGATCGACAAGGAGGCCTTTCCACCCGTAACCAATTTCGATGCGGTGATGGAGCGGAACCTCTAA
- a CDS encoding TRAP transporter substrate-binding protein produces MKTRRTIVGGATLGLLPLVAPSVARAQKATIRWRLASSYPKNLDTIHGIAVRLAKQVAEITEGGFQIQVFGPGELVPGLQVLDAVQNETVELGHTASIYYSGKNRAFAIDTGLPFGMTPRQHLSWMYRGGGLELFREFFKAYGIVNFPGGSTGVQMGGWFRREVNTLGDLKGLKMRIPGIAGDVVARLGVVPQNIAGGDTYPALERGTIDAVEWVGPYDDEKLGFNKVAKYYYYPGWWDCTGQLAFYVGAKAWSALPPHYQRAFEVAAAEASWDMLAHYDASNMAPLRRLIAGGTELKPFSREIMEGGYRAAFALYAEEAERNPEFRKIYSEWLKFREDIVTWFRVAEATFESSLYNLYKT; encoded by the coding sequence ATGAAAACTCGTCGCACTATCGTTGGAGGCGCAACTCTTGGCCTTTTGCCGCTTGTCGCGCCTTCCGTCGCTCGGGCGCAAAAAGCCACAATCCGCTGGCGCCTTGCGTCAAGCTATCCCAAGAATCTCGATACCATCCATGGCATCGCGGTTCGTCTCGCGAAACAAGTCGCCGAGATCACTGAAGGCGGCTTTCAAATCCAGGTCTTCGGTCCCGGCGAACTTGTACCCGGCTTGCAGGTTCTCGATGCCGTGCAGAACGAGACCGTCGAACTGGGACACACGGCTTCAATCTACTACAGCGGCAAAAATCGGGCGTTCGCCATCGACACCGGCCTGCCGTTTGGAATGACGCCGCGACAACATCTATCGTGGATGTACCGCGGCGGAGGACTCGAACTCTTCAGAGAGTTCTTCAAGGCTTACGGCATCGTGAACTTTCCCGGCGGAAGTACCGGGGTTCAAATGGGCGGATGGTTTCGCCGCGAGGTCAATACGCTCGGCGATCTAAAGGGCCTCAAGATGCGCATCCCGGGAATTGCCGGCGACGTGGTCGCCAGACTGGGAGTTGTTCCGCAGAACATAGCCGGCGGCGACACGTACCCCGCGCTCGAAAGGGGTACCATCGACGCCGTCGAATGGGTTGGGCCCTACGACGATGAAAAGCTGGGTTTCAACAAGGTCGCTAAATATTACTACTATCCGGGCTGGTGGGATTGCACCGGTCAACTAGCCTTTTATGTGGGCGCCAAGGCATGGTCCGCGCTGCCACCGCACTACCAACGTGCGTTTGAAGTCGCAGCCGCAGAAGCCTCCTGGGACATGCTCGCGCATTATGACGCCAGCAACATGGCGCCGCTGCGCCGCTTGATCGCAGGCGGTACTGAACTCAAGCCGTTCTCGCGCGAAATCATGGAAGGTGGATATCGTGCGGCATTCGCACTCTACGCCGAGGAAGCGGAGAGAAATCCTGAATTCCGCAAGATCTACAGCGAATGGCTCAAATTTCGGGAAGATATCGTGACCTGGTTCAGGGTTGCAGAAGCTACCTTCGAGTCCAGTCTCTACAATTTGTACAAGACGTGA
- the istB gene encoding IS21-like element helper ATPase IstB, with the protein MLTHPTLDQLHALGLHGMAKAFADIEAGGEAASLGHAEWLALLLEREASLRRDKRLSKRLQYAKLRQQACIEDIDYRTPRGLDRSLLMMLVEGRWIDDHANLLICGPSGVGKSWLASALGNKACRDNRSVLYQRVPRLFSDLALARGDGRHPRLLRALGRVDLLILDDWGLEPLDAAARHDLLEILEDRYGHRSTIVTSQLPVDQWHALIGDPTYADAVLDRLVHNAHRIDLNGESMRRTRKPGRKA; encoded by the coding sequence TTGCTCACGCATCCCACCCTCGATCAACTCCACGCGCTCGGCCTTCACGGCATGGCCAAGGCCTTCGCCGACATCGAAGCCGGCGGCGAGGCCGCGAGCCTCGGCCACGCCGAATGGCTCGCGCTCCTGCTCGAACGCGAAGCGTCGCTGCGACGCGACAAGCGGCTGTCCAAGCGGCTGCAATACGCCAAGCTGCGCCAGCAGGCCTGCATCGAGGACATCGACTATCGCACCCCGCGCGGCCTCGACCGCAGCCTTCTGATGATGCTGGTCGAAGGCCGCTGGATCGACGACCACGCCAACCTGCTGATCTGCGGGCCCTCCGGTGTCGGCAAGAGTTGGCTCGCTTCGGCGCTCGGCAACAAGGCCTGCCGCGACAATCGCTCCGTGCTCTATCAGCGCGTCCCGCGGCTGTTCAGCGATCTCGCTTTGGCGCGCGGCGACGGCCGCCACCCCCGTCTGCTGCGTGCGCTCGGCCGCGTCGATCTCCTCATCCTCGACGACTGGGGCCTCGAGCCGCTCGACGCCGCGGCTCGCCACGACCTCCTGGAGATCCTCGAGGACCGCTACGGCCACCGCTCCACCATCGTCACCAGCCAGCTTCCCGTCGATCAATGGCACGCGCTGATCGGCGACCCCACCTACGCCGACGCCGTCCTCGACCGCCTGGTCCATAACGCCCACCGGATCGACCTGAACGGCGAGAGCATGCGGCGAACCCGTAAGCCCGGCCGAAAGGCCTGA
- a CDS encoding DUF5372 family protein: MSTAGRAGTTQQKVRITHPFHPLCGRKFELICRRRHWGEDRVVYEGQNGRLCTIASAWTDIDPPDEFLLIAAGRAAFCAVDLLALCDALDRLAESMGASDA; this comes from the coding sequence TTGTCGACTGCAGGTCGTGCGGGTACGACCCAGCAAAAGGTGCGGATCACGCATCCCTTCCATCCACTTTGCGGTCGCAAGTTCGAGCTGATCTGTCGGCGCCGTCATTGGGGCGAAGACCGGGTGGTCTATGAAGGGCAGAACGGTCGACTTTGTACGATCGCGAGCGCATGGACCGATATCGATCCACCCGATGAGTTCTTGCTGATCGCTGCGGGTAGAGCAGCCTTTTGCGCGGTCGACCTGTTGGCGCTTTGTGACGCGCTGGACCGGCTCGCGGAGAGCATGGGCGCCAGCGATGCGTAA
- a CDS encoding helix-turn-helix domain-containing protein — protein MARAKKRDPKSEALAQDGVLNPNPEAVRDPSFVSNPFFDAKDLVQVRYEMVRRHQVDGVAISKAAETFGVTRPTFYKAQSALQTAGLAGLLPNRRGPKGGHKVSAEVVAFVAALKAARPELTTSHCLDAISARFGVKVHRRSLERALARKKKRLNRA, from the coding sequence ATGGCCAGGGCGAAGAAGCGGGATCCGAAGAGCGAGGCGCTGGCGCAAGACGGCGTCCTCAATCCAAATCCGGAAGCCGTCCGCGACCCCTCGTTCGTCAGCAACCCATTCTTCGATGCGAAGGACTTGGTGCAGGTGCGCTACGAGATGGTGCGACGTCACCAGGTCGACGGCGTTGCGATCAGCAAGGCTGCCGAGACATTCGGCGTGACGCGTCCGACCTTCTACAAGGCGCAGAGCGCCCTGCAGACCGCCGGGCTTGCCGGCCTATTGCCGAACCGGCGAGGCCCCAAAGGCGGCCACAAGGTCTCCGCCGAGGTCGTTGCGTTCGTCGCCGCTCTCAAAGCTGCAAGACCCGAACTGACGACGTCGCACTGCCTAGATGCGATCTCGGCGCGGTTCGGCGTCAAGGTGCACCGACGCAGCCTGGAGCGGGCGCTGGCGCGCAAAAAAAAACGACTCAACCGAGCTTGA
- a CDS encoding recombinase family protein — MPELKVTADHLKRDAYLYVRQSTLRQVAEHGESTERQYGLRDRAVVAGWPVERVHVIDRDLGKSGSSTTARDGFQQLVSEVALGKAGIVMGLEVSRLARNSADWHRLIELCALTATLILDEDGIYDPASFNDRLLLGLKGTMSEAELHILKARMRGGQLNKARRGELEMCPPVGLVYRNDRTIGLDPDLQVQNAIRLVFDTFEQTGSAMQTVRFFREQGLLFPRRLRTGSNKGDLLWAAPHHARVLQVLHNPRYAGAFAYGRTRIRHRPDGGTSVVKVARTDWQFVMPGMHQGYIDWERFEANQRRLADNARAFGGERRSGPAREGPALLQGRVVCGLCGERMGVRYSQEHGSTVPTYLCQANAVRRAGWTCQTVPGKIVDAGIADLMIELMTPMTLAVTLEVQRELEARAAETDAARRQHVERMRYEAELARRRYMKVDPDNRLVADSLEAEWNDKLRRHADAAEDYKRRSKQQAAALSAEAQRRILDLAEQLPRIWQDPRVDSRERKRIVRLLIDDVTLIKSQTITAHVRLSGGATRTLVLDRPLPIAQIRKFKPELVAEVDRLLDHHCDREVAEILNNHGWRTWEAKAFNLKKVAFIRGAYKLASRYERLRRRGMLTTREIAAKFCVSETAVHTWGRQGLITKGYTDSLNRGLWEIPPGMTIRKGCGGRGARPAQLTAITAPSKE, encoded by the coding sequence ATGCCTGAGCTTAAAGTCACTGCCGACCATCTCAAGCGCGACGCTTACCTCTATGTCCGCCAATCGACTCTTCGCCAGGTCGCCGAGCACGGCGAGAGCACCGAGCGCCAATACGGGTTGCGGGATCGAGCAGTTGTGGCCGGCTGGCCGGTCGAGCGCGTTCACGTCATCGATCGCGATCTCGGCAAGTCCGGCTCAAGTACGACAGCACGCGACGGCTTCCAGCAACTGGTGAGCGAGGTGGCGCTCGGCAAGGCCGGTATTGTTATGGGGCTGGAGGTCTCGCGCCTTGCGCGCAACTCGGCCGACTGGCACAGGCTCATCGAGCTTTGCGCATTGACGGCGACGCTCATCCTTGACGAAGACGGTATCTACGATCCAGCCAGCTTCAACGATCGCCTCTTGCTCGGTCTCAAAGGTACGATGAGCGAGGCCGAGCTGCACATCCTCAAAGCACGCATGCGTGGTGGTCAGCTCAACAAGGCCCGTCGCGGCGAGCTCGAGATGTGCCCTCCGGTCGGGCTGGTTTACCGGAACGATCGGACGATCGGCCTCGATCCCGACCTCCAGGTGCAGAACGCAATCCGTCTCGTGTTCGATACCTTCGAGCAGACCGGAAGTGCGATGCAGACAGTCCGCTTCTTCCGGGAGCAAGGTTTGCTGTTCCCGCGCCGACTCCGGACAGGATCGAACAAGGGCGATCTCCTGTGGGCGGCGCCGCACCATGCGCGCGTTCTGCAGGTGCTCCACAATCCGCGCTACGCCGGCGCTTTTGCGTATGGCCGAACGCGCATACGGCACCGGCCCGATGGTGGCACCAGTGTCGTCAAGGTTGCCAGGACCGATTGGCAGTTCGTTATGCCGGGGATGCACCAGGGCTACATCGACTGGGAGCGCTTCGAGGCCAACCAGCGGCGGCTCGCCGACAACGCTCGTGCCTTCGGTGGCGAGCGGCGGTCGGGGCCGGCACGCGAGGGGCCGGCGCTCCTCCAAGGTCGCGTGGTCTGTGGCCTGTGTGGCGAACGCATGGGTGTGCGCTACAGCCAGGAGCACGGCAGCACCGTCCCAACCTATCTGTGCCAAGCGAACGCGGTACGCCGCGCGGGATGGACCTGCCAAACGGTTCCCGGGAAGATCGTCGATGCGGGGATCGCAGACCTGATGATCGAGCTGATGACGCCGATGACGCTGGCCGTCACCCTTGAGGTGCAGCGCGAACTTGAGGCGCGCGCCGCAGAGACCGATGCAGCGCGTCGCCAGCATGTCGAGCGGATGCGCTATGAAGCCGAGCTTGCGCGTCGACGCTACATGAAGGTTGATCCCGACAACCGACTCGTCGCCGATTCACTCGAGGCCGAATGGAACGACAAGCTGCGCCGTCATGCCGATGCCGCCGAAGACTACAAGCGCCGGAGCAAACAGCAGGCTGCGGCACTCAGCGCAGAAGCCCAGCGACGCATCCTTGACCTCGCCGAGCAGCTTCCGCGGATCTGGCAAGATCCGCGAGTTGACTCCCGCGAGCGCAAGCGCATCGTGCGTCTGCTCATCGACGACGTAACCTTAATCAAGTCGCAAACCATCACGGCCCATGTGCGCCTGTCTGGCGGCGCCACGCGTACCTTGGTGCTCGACCGGCCGCTACCCATCGCCCAGATCCGCAAGTTCAAACCTGAGCTCGTCGCCGAGGTTGATCGTCTTCTTGACCATCATTGCGATCGCGAAGTCGCCGAGATTCTCAATAATCACGGATGGCGTACATGGGAGGCAAAGGCGTTTAATCTGAAGAAGGTTGCCTTCATTCGCGGCGCCTACAAACTTGCGAGCCGATATGAGCGGCTGCGTCGACGTGGTATGCTCACGACGCGCGAGATCGCCGCCAAGTTCTGCGTCTCCGAGACAGCCGTACACACGTGGGGTCGCCAGGGGCTCATCACAAAAGGCTATACCGACAGCCTGAACCGTGGCCTGTGGGAGATCCCGCCTGGCATGACGATCCGCAAGGGCTGCGGTGGGCGCGGCGCCCGCCCGGCGCAGCTCACCGCCATCACCGCGCCATCAAAGGAATGA